Proteins from a genomic interval of Benincasa hispida cultivar B227 chromosome 7, ASM972705v1, whole genome shotgun sequence:
- the LOC120082055 gene encoding uncharacterized protein LOC120082055, with product MNFLLRSTHTVPPERPSLQETPPPATYYAPKPAVTLEGLISEDPFPQYSTVDDNDEEADASGGENGSIAGHREKSGRASVVKHSDVSEEEGWITIPCKGLPCDWKNASDIHSLCSMDRSFVFPGEQICILACLSAYKQDTETITPFKVAAVMSKNGKSHSPKKKNEHMDDGTNSTNGERHSTDQNGKNLLSEKIDPSEDVSASESLLRMEDHRRQTETLLQRFENSHFFVRIAESSDPLWSKKRSDKQSDSEIVGQTIIKSSINAVIDQGDFDSNVSGGVARGTFKCCSLSDGSIVVLLRVNVGVDILRDPVLEILQFEKYQERPISFENQDGLGYSNLDPCGELLKWLLPLDNTIPPISRPLSPPRLTTNAGIGGTSQKSSVSSSGSQLFSFGHFRSYSMSSIPHNTAPPSAPVKAASSKPNFELENWEQFSTQKSSKSKRIGGRDLLSFRGVSLEQERFSVCCGLKGIHIPGRRWRRKLEIVHPVEIQSFAADCNTDDLLCVQIKNVSPAHIPDIIIYIDAITIVFEEASKDGLPSSLPIACIEAGNEHSLPNLALRRDEEHSFILKPATSMWRNIKACGEKISQSSRLQAGNATSSLSLTSKTIDQYAIMVTCRCNYTESRLFFKQPTSWQPRISRDLMVSVALSGDTPKPNGIVSHLPVQVLTLQASNLTSEDLTMTVLAPASSTSLPSVISLNSSPSSPLSPYMVLNEVAGRIGSEKYGTSLERPRSIPTVSENKKHSIDFGGRSVSFKEQSSPMSDIIPSAGLGCSHLWLQSRVPLGCIPSQSTATIKLELLPLTDGIITLDTLQIDVKEKGATYIPEHSLKINATSSISTGII from the exons ATGAATTTTCTACTCAGATCTACTCATACCGTGCCTCCAGAGCGGCCATCTCTTCAAGAAACTCCTCCTCCAGCTACCTATTACGCGCCAAAGCCAGCAGTAACTTTGGAGGGTCTGATTTCTGAAGATCCATTTCCACAATATTCTACTGTTGATGATAATGACGAGGAGGCTGATGCATCTGGCGGTGAGAATGGAAGTATTGCTGGTCATAGGGAGAAAAGCGGCCGTGCTAGTGTAGTGAAGCACTCTGATGTTTCCGAGGAAGAAGGGTGGATTACCATTCCATGCA aGGGTCTTCCTTGTGATTGGAAAAATGCATCAGATATACATTCATTATGCAGTATGGACCGATCTTTTGTTTTCCCAG GTGAACAAATATGTATCTTGGCATGTTTATCTGCTTATAAACAGGATACAGAAACCATAACTCCTTTTAAAGTTGCAGCAGTTATGAGTAAAAATGGAAAATCGCATagtcctaaaaaaaaaaatgagcacATGGATGATGGAACTAATTCCACAAATGGGGAAAGACATAGTACAGATCAGAATGGTAAAAATCTATTAAGCGAGAAGATTGACCCATCAGAGGATGTTTCTGCCAGTGAATCTCTTCTCCGAATGGAAGATCACAGACGACAAACAGAAACATTGTTACAACGATTTGAGAACTCTCACTTTTTTGTAAGAATTGCCGAGTCTAGTGATCCCCTTTGGTCAAAAAAAAGATCTGACAAACAAAGTGACTCTGAGATAGTGGGTCAGACCATTATTAAGTCCAGCATAAATGCAGTGATTGATCAAGGAGACTTTGATTCCAATGTCTCTGGTGGCGTAGCAAGAGGTACCTTCAAGTGCTGCTCTCTTTCTGATGGAAGCATAGTG GTGCTTTTACGTGTGAATGTTGGTGTTGACATATTGAGAGATCCTGTATTGGAAATacttcaatttgagaaatatcaAGAGCGGCCAATATCATTTGAGAATCAGGATGGCTTAGGTTATTCAAATCTGGATCCATGTGGAGAATTGTTGAAATGGTTGCTTCCTTTGGATAACACCATTCCTCCTATTTCCCGTCCTTTATCTCCTCCCCGTTTAACTACCAATGCAGGAATTGGTGGCACGTCTCAAAAGTCTAGTGTTTCTTCATCTGGCTCTCAACTCTTCTCCTTTGGCCATTTTAGAAGCTACTCTATGTCCTCAATACCTCACAATACTGCACCACCTTCTGCACCTGTTAAAGCTGCAAGTTCAAAGCCAAACTTTGAACTTGAAAATTGGGAACAGTTCTCAACCCAGAAGTCCTCAAAGAGTAAAAGAATTGGGGGCCGTGACCTTTTATCTTTTCGAGGTGTCTCTTTGGAGCAAGAGAGATTTTCTGTTTGTTGTGGACTGAAAGGAATTCATATTCCAGGAAGACGATGGAGGAGAAAACTTGAAATTGTTCATCCTGTTGAAATCCAGTCCTTTGCTGCTGATTGCAATACAGATGACCTTTTATGCGTTCAAATTAAG AATGTGTCTCCAGCTCATATACCGgatatcataatatatattgaCGCTATAACGATTGTTTTTGAAGAGGCATCAAAGGATGGACTCCCTTCATCATTGCCAATAGCTTGCATAGAAGCAGGAAATGAACACAGCTTACCAAATTTAGCCCTCAG GAGAGACGAAGAACACTCCTTTATTCTCAAACCAGCAACTTCTATGTGGAGGAATATAAAGGCTTGTGGAGAAAAAATTTCCCAATCCTCCCGATTACAGGCTGGAAATGCTACATCAAGTTTGTCCCTTACCTCCAAAACGATTGATCAATATGCAATTATGGTAACATGCCGGTGCAACTATACTG AATCTAGATTGTTTTTCAAGCAACCAACCAGTTGGCAACCTCGAATTTCAAGGGATCTTATGGTGTCTGTGGCGCTATCAGGGGATACCCCTAAACCCAATGGAATTGTTTCTCACCTTCCCGTTCAG GTTTTGACACTTCAGGCGTCAAATTTAACATCTGAAGATCTGACCATGACAGTTCTTGCTCCAGCTTCATCCACTTCTCTTCCATCTGTGATTTCATTGAATTCCTCACCATCATCACCCTTGAGTCCATACATGGTTTTAAATGAAGTTGCTGGAAGGATAGGCAGTGAGAAGTATGGTACATCATTGGAAAGGCCAAGATCAATCCCTACTGTATCTGAGAATAAAAAACACAGTATTGATTTTGGAGGCCGGTCGGTTTCTTTTAAAGAACAATCTTCTCCCATGTCAGATATCATCCCAAGTGCTGGTTTAGGTTGCTCGCATCTGTGGCTCCAGAGTAGAGTTCCATTAGG ATGTATTCCATCTCAATCCACAGCTACCATCAAACTTGAGCTACTTCCCTTGACTGATGGCATAATTACACTCGACACATTACAAATTGATGTCAAGGAAAAAG GTGCTACGTATATCCCCGAGCACTCACTGAAAATAAATGCGACCTCCAGCATTTCTACTGGGATTATTTAA